From the Paenibacillus tianjinensis genome, the window CTGCGGCTGTTCAGCCGTTGTAACTTATGGACATATTCTTAAACGGATGAAAAAAGGAGAGCTGAAGCGTGTGCTCATCGTAGCAACCGGAGCACTGCTCTCACCGCTGTCTTACCAGCAGGGGGAGAGCATTCCCTGCGTGGCGCATGCCGTAGCTCTTGAGAGCGGAGGTGAAGAGCAGTGATCTACTTATGGGCGTTTCTCATTGGCGGGGCAATTTGTGTAATCGGCCAATTGATGTTCGATGTGCTCGCGCTGACCCCCGCCCACACGATGAGTACACTCGTAGTGGCAGGGGCGGTAGCCGACGCGTTCGGACTGTATGATCCGCTGGTGAAATTTGCCGGAGCCGGAGCCAGTGTGCCGATTACGAGCTTCGGGAACTCCTTGGTGCATGGTGCATTGACGGAATTGGAACGGGATGGCTGGGTCGGTGTGGTAACAGGCATTTTCGATGTGACCAGCGCCGGGATCTCCTCGGCAATTGTCTTCTCATTCCTGGCAGCGCTGGTCGTAAGACCGAAGGGTTAGAGGTTTTGAACAGCAGGAAGTGCCTGCGAACAAAGATCGCCGTGAAGGCGGTCTTTTTTTTTGCTCTGTGCCTTATCTGGGATATAAATAAATTGTCGAATATTGACGATATAAACTCAGGGTATATAAAAATGACAGGGGACGTGCAGAGGTTGCAAAATGAACGTAAAACTGAATTATTCTGGATGAGAAACAAAATTATTATTACTATTTTTTGGGTGGTAACTGTGGTTGGAGTCATTCTTGCCTTTCAGGTTCCAAAATTGTGGGGGACAAGTGCGGTCGCTGTTCCGCTGGCGGTGGCACTCAGCTTATGCAACTGGAAACGAAAAGGTGTGCTTGTAATTCCATGGATTATCACAGTGATCCTAACTTTGATGGCTTTCTATTTAACTTTAAGCTCTGTGGATGGTTTGGTGGTGCTGCTGCTCTGTTCTTTGCTGCTGCTCTATCCTCACTATAAATATTATGCGGTTTCAGCCGCCGTGAGTGCTGTCAATATTCTGGTCCAGCTGTTAAACGGAGCTGAGGCCTCAGAGGCTGACAGCAAACTGATGCTCTATTTTACCAGCCTCGGGCTGTACATTATCATCAGCGTCGTGCTGTTGGTAGTCTCCTACCTGAATGAGAAGCTGCAGTCAAAGAGCGACCAGCAGCGGGAGCAGGTAGAAACCGCCAGCACTCAGGTGGAGTACCTTCTTAGCCGTGTGAAAACTGCGGTGGACGGTCTATATGCATTCACAGCCAGATTCAAAGAAGAGGTAGAAATGACTGGGGCCATAACAAGTGAAGTGGCAATCGGATTCCAGGAGGTTTCCAAGGGTATTGAGTATCAGGCAACCAGTATCGGAGAAATCACGGAAGCGATTGCAGTTTCGGACCAGCATATCCGCGATGTTGCCGGCTATTCCCAGGAAATGAAGGAGCTGTCGGAAGCGACTGCTGCGGTCAGTGAGCAAGGCAGCGGCAACGTCACAATGCTGGCGGGTCAAATCTCAGAGCTTACTGAAACGATGGATATTACCTCCACACAGATGCAGGAGTTCAGCCGGCGCAGCCTGGATATCAATGAAATGCTTGAAGGAATTATGCAAATCTCCAGACAGACCAATCTGCTTGCCCTTAATGCGTCCATTGAAGCTGCCCGTGCCGGTGAACATGGCCGCGGTTTCGCGGTAGTTGCCGGAGAGGTGCGGAAGCTGGCCGAAAGTTCCGGCAAGACAGCGGATTCTATCAGTGAAGTCATCGCGGGCCTGCAGCAGCAGACACAGACATTGATCGCACAGTTTGAACAGAGCCGCAGCATTCTGCAGACCGGACAGGAGTCGGTGCAACGGACGGAAGAGGTATTTCAATCAATTCAGCTCAACGCTCAAAAGGTGCTGGCCCAAGCCGGTGAGGTGGAGCAAAGCTCAGCGGGCATGAAGCATTTCTCGGAAAAAGTGGTGAGCGAAATAACAGAGTTCTCCAGTGTTACCGAGCAGTCCAGCGCAGCTACTGAAGAAATTCTGGCCGGTGTGGAAGAACAGCGCCGGATGACGGATAACATGGTGGGCAGCTTCAAACAGCTTGAAGGTCTAATTGTAGGTTTGAATGAACTGGTAAGCGACCACAATCAAACGAATTAAGAGAATGGCTGAAACAGGGCAGTGCTTCTCCAGATCCGGGAGAGCGCTGCCCTGTGTTTTGGTTTACTGACTTTTTGCTGCGGATATAGGAAGTGTGCTGGATTGATTTTTGTAATATATTACAAGAAATAGGCGGTTTCGCTACTCATATTTGTAAAACGGGCTATATGTTAGGATATATGCAATTTCACCTCCTTCAATAATGTACTTTGGGTCCCATAATCATGTAAAATATAATTATTACTGTTTATTCTGACATTGGAGGTCTACCATATATGCCCGTACGTCAAGAATCAACGCAAATTATGAAGGCTGTGCGCTCTAATCTGGAATCCTGCATACTCGGCAAAACTTTTGAAATTGAACTCCTGCTCACGGCACTCTTGGCTGGTGGACATGTCCTGATTGAGGATGTGCCGGGAACCGGCAAAACCCAGCTGATACGGGCGTTGTCACGATCCATGTCCGGCGATTACCGGCGGATTCAATGCAATCCGGATATTCTGCCAAGTGATATTACCGGGGTATCTGTCTATCATCCCCGGGATGAAATGTTCCATTTCCGGCCCGGTCCGGTCATGACCAACATTCTGCTGGCGGACGAAATTAACCGGGCTACGACCAAGACGCAGTCGGCGCTGCTTGAGGTCATGGAGGAACGGAATGTAACCGTGGACGGCGAGACCTATCCGCTTCCCCATCCCTTCATGCTCTGTGCAACTCAGAACCCGATTGATTTCGAAGGCACATATACACTGCCGGAAGCCCAGCTCGACCGCTTTATGCTGCGGATCAGCCTTGGTTATCCGGATAGCGAAACCGAGAAGAATCTGCTGCTGAGCCACCAGGACGGACAGCCGGTGGACAAGCTCACACCGGTCACGGGCATGGAGCAGATCGCTGTTATTCAAGAGGAGATTCGTGAGGTGTATGTCAGTGATCCGGTGCTGAACTATCTGCTGGACATCGTGCGCCAGACCCGGGAGCATCCGCTGGTGCTGCTGGGTGCGAGCCCGCGGGCCTCGCTGTCATTCATGATGGCGTGCAAAGCCTACGCCTTCCTGCAGGAACGTGATTATGTGCTGCCGGATGATGTGAAGATCCTGGCCCCATACGCCCTGGGACACCGCATCATTCTCCGTCCGGAATCGCGGCTTGACAATGTGAGTGTGGAATCCCTGCTTCAGAAGCTGCTGCAGAGCATCCGTGTGCCAGTTACGATGAGGCAATAAAGATGAAGAATTATCTGTCTGGGGCGGCCGCTGTCATCCAGCCACGAAAATTCGCCGGTATACTCGCAATTTGGGCTGTTACGCTGCTCTATGTGCTGTTTCAGGGCGGCAAGACCTCATTCATGCTGTTCATTATGGTCTCCGTGCTCATTCTTTATTTGGTTATCGGCGCCCTTGGCGGAGTCCGGAGGGCCAAGGGTACACGCAGCCTGTATTCGGAGCAGGAGAAGCCTGAGCTGCTCTACGCAGGCGGCTATCTGCGTGTGAAGCTGAACATCACCATTCCGGGCTTTCTGCCGTTGCCGTATGTAGTGGTAAGAGAAATTCTGAAGCGCCATAACGGCGAGTCCTGGGTATTTGAAGAGAGTCTGGTTCCAAGCCTGAGAGGCCAGGGAGAGCTGCTGTTTCAGACACCGGCACTGGAGCGGGGCAGCTACACGTTCGAGAACACGGATATTATTGCTGAGGATATTTTCGGACTGGTAGAGCATAAAGGCACATTCAAGGCCGAAGGGCAGTTCCGTGTGCTCCCCCGCGCAGTATTTGTGCCGCGCTGGCATCTGTATGAGCGCAGATCACGGCTGGCCGGGCTGCAAACCTCACTGCTCCATTCGCGGCGTGAGACAACACAGATTAACGGTGTGCGCGATTATATCTACGGCGACCGGTTAACACGCATCCACTGGAATGCCACTGCCAAGACCGGCGAATGGAAGTCCAAGGAATTTGAGCATGAATCGGTGCCTAAGACTATCCTGGTGCTGGACGGCAGTTACATGGCTTATGGCAGCTCCAGCCAATTTGAGCTGGCGGTTTCCATTACAGCTTCGCTGCTGGGATTTGGCATCCGTGACCGGATCGGCATCGGGCTCTGCTGCCTGGACAGGACGACCAAGGTATTCAGTCCTGCCGAAAGCGCGGCGGAGCGGCAGAAAATGATTCAATATCTGATTGATATCAATGCCGAAGGCCGGGGGCCGCTCGTGCCAAGGCTGGAAAAAGGCCACCGCATGTTTCCGAAAGGGGCATATTTCGTTCTGATCAGCCCGCAAAGCGGCCAGCCGGTGCTGGATGTGATGCGCTGGGCGGAGAGCCGGGGAATGACCCCTTCGCATATTCAGGTACGCAATCCAGCCGGTAAGGCCGGCAGCGGGGAATGGCTGGATGTTCTGAAATCACGCGGGGTGACGGGGTATAGCATCAGCTCCCTGCAGGAGCTTCCTGCAATCCTTGGAGGTGATACTGCAGTATGAACCGCTGGTGGAACGGAATCAAATCATCCTGGCATCATTCCTTCAGCCTCCTCTGGCTGGTACTCATTGCCCTGCAGTGGGTGTCCTTCACAGAACCTTTCTGGCTGGAAACGACTACATCGGCTGTACTGCTAACCCTTGCAGCTGTGGCCGTTATTGAAATTCTTTTACCGGTTAAATGGGGCTACCGGCTGGTTCTTGAAGCACTGGCCATGCTGTACGTGGTATACCGGCTGATCCTGTACAACAAAATCTATGTCCCTGATCCCTGGGCTCCGGCACTGCGTGACCGGCTGCCTGATACCGCAGCTCATATGGTCCCGTATATATGGTTTGCTCTGGCTGCCGGAGCCTTGCTGCTGCTGTCCTCCTGGTGGGTCTCCTCGAAAGCACGGATTCTGATGTTTCTCACCGCGAATATAGTTGCTTTTGCCGCACTGGACTCTTTTACTTCATCTATACTTTGGCAGGAGGTTGCCTGGACGGTGTTTTCCGGAATGGGCTGGCTGGTCACCCAGCATTTGCGGAGCTTCCAATTGCATTATCCGCGGGGCTGGACCTACCTGCTGCGTTACCCTTTTAAAGTAGCGGTCAATATTGCCATTATCTTCTCTCTGGTTATTGTTACTGGCGTTAATATGCCTGATGTGCGGCCTACATTGACCGATCCCTATACAGCCTGGCAGGATTGGAATGGCGTAGGGAAATCCTCCGGTTCAGGAACCTCAGGATCTTCGGAGGCAGGCGAGGGCGGAGCGGCAGCAGGCAGTTCCTCTTCCGGTTATAGTCTTGATGATAATAATTTAGGCGGAGGCTTTAATTTCGATTATTCACCGGTTATGACCGTAACCTCCGATTTGCGGACCTATATGCGCGGAGAGTCACGCAGCGTGTATTCCGGCAAAGGCTGGAGCGATGACGACCGGCTTAAACGGGGACCGCTGGAAAAGGCCTCAGTAGGAGCGGAATTGGACCGGGCAACGGCCTCCAAAGGAGAGACCCGGACATTGCAGCAGACCGTTAAGCTGCTCGGCAATAATGATTATCCGGTACTGTTTGGCGCTTATTCCATCTCCAAAGTGGATTCTGTCGACGGTGAAGAGGCTGGTAACGGCCTGTTCTGGCGGAGTGTGGACAGCGAGATGCTCTGGGGTTCCACTGAAGATCTGGCCTATCCGCAAACCTATGTACTGACCTCGGAGATTCCCGTTGTTTCAGTCCAGGAGCTGAGCAAGCAGACCTATGATCAGCTTTACACAAACCAGGATATTACGAGATACCTTCAGCTGCCGGATAATTTTCCTAAACGGGTCAGTGATTTGGCTGAGAACATTACCCAAAGCGCACAGACTCCTTACGAAAAAGTAGCCCTGCTGCAGCAATATTTGCAGGTGAATTTCCCGTATACGAATCAACCGGATCTCTCCCGTAAAAAGAGCAGGGATATGGTGGAAAGCTTCCTGTTTGAGATTATGGAGGGGTATTGCGATTATTATTCGACAGCGCTTGTAACGATGGCCCGTTCGCTCGATATCCCGGCCCGCTGGGTAAAAGGTTATGCCCCGGGTGAGCAGGCAGAGCTGCCCGATAATCTGGCGCAGCAGGGCATTGTTAACAATAATTACACCATCACCAATGCCGATGCCCATTCGTGGGCGGAGGTGTATTTCGGAGACTATGGCTGGATTCCGGTGGAAGCGACACCCGGTTTTACCGTCCCGCTGCTGACTCAGAGCGAGGAGACGGTCACTGAGGAGCCCGAGCAGCCGGAAGAGGAAAAGGCCGAGCCGCAGCAAGCGGCAGCCGGCAAGGATTCCTCGGAAGGAAACTTGCACCTCGGAGTATGGAGTTTCTCAGCAGCTGCAGCTATACTGCTGCTCTGGGCAGGTTATCAGCTCTGGCAGCACCGTATGAGCCTGCGCTTCCTGATTCAGCGGCTGCGTAACGGCCAGCCGTTGTCACCGGTGCAAAAAGTTGTAGTTGAAACAGAGCGCTGGGTAAGGTATTTACGCAGAAAGGGCATGCTGAAAGAAGAGCATGAAACCCTGCGCGAGGCAGTCGGCCGCTGGAGCCGTGAGACTCCGGAAGCCGCGGGCAGCCTCTCTTCACTGCTCCGGTTGTTCGAGCAGGCGAAATACAGCCCGGATGTTATAGAAGACAAAGACTGGCGCAGCGTGTATACTGAAGCTTTGCGGCTTCAGCGAAGCCTTAGAACACGCAGATAAACCCTAAGCGGCTCAGCAGGTTCATTTGCGAAGCGCAAAGAGTATGTTATAGTTTTTTGTATGAAATCGAGGTGAACGTATTGTTTGAAAGGTTAGTTCCGAAACTCCGGGTGAACACGGTATTTGATATTGGGCTGGAAGAGCTGTACCAGAAGGGATACCGGGGCATCATTACGGATCTGGATAATACGCTGGTCGGCGCCAAAGCCCCACTGGCTACTCCGGAGCTGCTGCTGTGGTTCGCGAAGGTGAAAGAGCTTGGCTTCAAGCTGATCATTGTATCGAACAACAACATGGACCGGGTGTCACGCTTTGCAACGCCGCTGAATATTGAATTTGTTCATCAGGCCCGCAAACCGAGCAATACACCGTTCCTTAAGGCGATGAAGCTGATGGGGCTTACGCCGGAACAGACGATCGTAGTCGGCGATCAGATGCTTACGGATGTATACGGCGGAAACCGGCTGGGTCTGTACACTGTATTGGTATTGCCAATCTCCGTTAAGGACGAAGGGATTGGAACAAGAATTAACCGCCGGGTTGAGCAAATTGCACTGACACGGCTTCGCAAGCAAGGATTGTGGCACGAGGAGGATAAACCCCAATGAATCAACAGAATGAAACTCAGCGCCCTGCTAAATGCAGCGGCTGCGGGATTACGCTGCAGACCGGGAACAAGGAGCTTCCGGGCTATATCCCGGAGGTTGCCTTTGAACGGGAACCGGTCATCTGCCAGCGCTGTTTCCGGATTAAGAACTATAATGAAGCTTCTTCCGTATCCGTCGATCAGGATGAATTTCTTCACCTGCTTAGCGGAATAGGCGAGAAGAATGCGCTTGTGATCCATATCGTGGATCTGTTTGATTTTGAAGGCAGCCTGATTTCCGGCCTGCAGCGGTTCGTAGGCAACAATCCGGTTATCCTTGCAGTGAACAAATGTGACCTGCTGCCGAAGGTGACGAACTGGAACAAGCTGCGTAACTGGATGCAGCAGCGCTGTAAGGAGCATGGCCTGCGGACAGCCGAAATTGTACTTGTCAGCGCCAAACGCAATCAGGGCTTCGAACGCCTGCTGGAGACGGTTAGCGAGCTGCGCGGACAACGGGACATCTACGTCGTTGGTGCAACGAATGTGGGCAAGTCAACGCTGATCAACCGCCTGATCTCCGATTACAGTGATCTGGAGCAGGAGCTGACGACTTCACGTTATCCCGGCACAACGCTGGATACGGTCAAAATCCCGCTGGATGACGGCCACTATATTATTGATACACCGGGAATTGTATATCCTTGGCGTTACAGCGAGCTGGTGGAGCGGCGTGATCTTGGCGCAGTGATGCCGGAGAATCCGCTTAAGCCTGCAGTTTATCAGCTTAATGAAGGTCAGACGCTGTTCTTCGGCGGGCTTGGACGCTTTGACTTCATTCAGGGTCCGCGGCAATCCTTCACCTGCTACATCAGCACGACCCTTAAGATACATCGTACGAAGCTCGAGCGCGCGGATTCCCTGTATAAGGACCACCGCGGCGAGCTGCTAACACCACCGGTAGCGGCAGATATGGATAAGCTTCCGCAATGGCAGCGCCATGAATTCCGGATCGGCCGCGGCAGCCAGACCGATCTGTTCATCTCCGGCCTCGGCTGGATCAAGGTAAATGGGACAGAAGGCGCAGTAGTGGCTGTTCATGTTCCGCGGGGAGTTAAGGTGCTGACCCGCCCTTCGTTGATTTAGCTGTAAGCTAACAAATTTGCTTGGAGGATCGGCCTATGAACGACAGAAACATGGACATGCTGCTTGGCGTCATGGGCGATCCGATCGCCCAGTCGAAATCACCTGTGATGCACACAGCAGCACTGAAAGCGCTGGGTATACCGGGTGCCTATGTACCCCTTCATATTAGCAGCAGTCAGCTTGGTGAAGCGGTGCAGGCGATCCGTACGCTCGGCTTCCGCGGAGTCAACGTGACGATTCCGCATAAAGTTGCAGTCATGGAGTATCTGGACAAGCTGGATGAGAGCGCACTTACCGGAGGCGCGGTAAATACCATTGTCAATGATAATGGTGTGCTGACCGGATATAATACCGACGGTATCGGATATGTGCGCTCACTGAAGGCGGAAGCAGTGCCGGAGCTGTCCGGCACCCGTATCCTGGTCCTCGGGGCCGGAGGTGCGGCAAGAGGCATTGTCAGCGCTTTGCTTAAGGAGAACCCGGCCTCTATCGTTATCGCTAACCGCTCTGCGGACAAAGCGCAGGAGCTGGCGGCAGCATGGCAGGTTACAGGCAAAGTAACAGGCACGGCTATGGATGGGGCTGCCGGTATAATTCCGGAAGCGGACATAGTCATCAATACCACATCTGTCGGCATGTTCCCATACCCTGACGAGCTGCCCATCGACCCCGGGCTTCTGCACGGGAGGCTCGTGGTCAGCGATCTGATCTACAACCCGCTGCGTACCCGGCTGCTGGAGGAGGGCCTGCGTGCAGGCTGCACCATTCACGGCGGTCTTGGAATGTTCATATACCAGGGCGCCTATGCGTTTGAGTATTGGACAGGGCAGGCGGCACCTACGGAGATTATGCGGCGGACGATTATAGAATGTTTTGGCGGCAGTGAAGACGAAATGGAATGACAAGTTTAGGGTAATAATATTTGTTAATTAAGGGGTTTGTTCATTTATGTTAACTGGAAAACAAAAACGTTATCTCCGCTCTTTGGCGCATCATCTTGATGCAGTATTTCAAGTCGGCAAAGGCGGCGTAAACGACCATCTGATCCGCCATATTGAGGAAGCGATTGAAAAGCGCGAGCTGATGAAAATCAGTGTGCTTAACAACAATGCAGACGATCCGAAGGAGATCGGTGCTGCCCTGGCAGAGCAGTCCGGTTCCGAGCTGGTACAGGTGATCGGTAAAACCATCGTGCTTTATAAGGAATCACGCGATAACAAAACCATTGAGCTTCCGCGTTAGACTTTTACTTGGAGAATAAGAGGAGGTACACCTCTTGAAGGTTGGAATTATGGGAGGAACCTTTGATCCTCTTCACATAGGTCACATGATGGCGGCTGAAGCCGCAAGGGATACGTATTCACTGGACGAGGTCTGGTTCATGCCCTCGCATATCCCTCCGCATAAACATGAGGCCGGAGCTTCGGGGGCGGACCGGCTGGCGATGGTACAGAGCGCGGTAGAAGGACATGAGGCGTTCCACATTCTGGACTGGGAAATTGTCCGGGGCGGAGTATCCTATACCATTGATACCGTACATAGCCTGAAGGAAGTCTATCCCCAGCATGAGTTCTATTTCATCGTTGGCGCGGATATGGTGGAATACCTGCCGAAATGGCACGGGATTGAAGAGCTGGTGGGCGTATTAACCTTCATCGGTGTAGGACGCCCTGGAACACCGCTCGATCTGGCGGCACTGCCCGGCTTCATCGCCGAGAAGGTTGTGCTCGCTGATATGCCGCTGGTGGATATTTCATCCACGATGCTCAGGTCACGTGCGGCAAGCGGCCGCTCAATCCGCTATATGGTGCCTGAGCAGGTATATGAATATGTGCAGAGGAGTGGATTGTATGGCCTACAGCCGCGAAGCGCTGATTGAGGCAGTCTCTGCCCAGATGCCAGACAAACGCTGGCAGCATACGCTGGGGGTAATGGAAACGTCGGTCAAGCTGGCCAAGCAATATGGAGCCGATCCCGTTCAGGCGGAAACAGCAGCTATACTGCATGATGTAGCCAAATATTGGCCGGTGGAGAGAATGAAGGAGATCATTGAACAGAACGGGCTGTCTGCCGATCTGCTTCAATATGACAAGCAGCTATGGCATGCTGAAGTAGGGGCATTTGTTGCGCAGCAGGAGTACGGAATTACGGACCCGGAAATCTTGGGGGCCATCCGTTACCATACTTCCGGGCGCGAAGGGATGAGCCTGCTGGAGAAGGTCGTCTGCCTGGCGGACTACATCGAGCCCGGACGGGATTTTCCGGGTGTGGACGAGATCCGCAGGCTGTCTAAGGTAAGCCTAGAAGAAGCGCTTGTCGCCGGGTTTGATTCCACTATCAGCCTGCTGCTGCAGAAGCGCCGGATTGTATTTCCGCTTACGATGCTGGCTCGCAACGACTTAGTAAGAATACTGGAGGATAAAATATGAGTGTACAATCAAGCAAGCTGCTGGAATTGGCCCTGAAAGCCGTTGAAGACAAAAAAGCGATGAATGTTGTGGCATTGGATTTGCGCAATGTTTCACCGATCAGTGATTATTTCATTATCTGTCATGGTAATTCAGATACCCAGGTACAGGCGATTGCTACAGAAGTGCGCAAAGTGGTTCATGAAGCCGGCGGTATGATCCGCGGGATTGAAGGCATGGATGCAGCCCGCTGGGTTCTGATGGATCTCGGGGATGTTGTCGTGCACGTGTTCCACCGCGATGAGCGTGAATATTACAACATCGAGCGTCTCTGGTCTGACGCCAAGGTCGTGGAGACAGTATGAGCCTGATTGCGGGTACTACGGTTACGCTGGAAGTATTGCGGGAAGTCTCTCCTTACGGCTACTTTCTGGGCGCAGGTGACCAGGATGTCATGCTGCATTATACAGAGCTGGTAGGCAGCAAGCCTAAGCAAGGCGACAAAGTGGAGGTATTTATCTTTTTTGATACCGAGGACCGTCTTGCCGCCACTATGAAGAAGCCTTATCTGACTTTAGGTGAGATGGCCCTCCTGGAAGTGGCGGATATTCATCCGCGGCTGGGCTGCTTTCTGGAAATGGGACTCGGCCGCCAGCTGCTGCTGCCGATCGCCGAGCTGCCTGAGCTTGTAGAGCTTCGGCCGCAGATCGGCGATAAGGTGTTTGTGCTGATGGAGCATGATAAGCAGGGACGTCTGCGCGCCAAGCTGGCCGGAGAGCAGGAGCTAGCTCCGCTGGCTATGCCGGCGCCGTCCTCATGGATGGGGCAAACCGTTACAGCCAGAGTCTACAAGCCGCTTCAAATGGGTACATTTGTCCTCGTGGACGGCGGGGTGCTGGGATTCGGGATCATCGGAATGGTTCATTCCTCCGAGCGCAGCCGTCTGCTGCGGCTTGGCGAACAGTTTGAAGCGCGCGTCTCGCATATCCGCGAGGATGGCCGTGTCAATCTGGCCATGACCCAGCGTAAAGAAATTGGACGGGATGTGGATTCCGCTGCCTTACTGGAGTTTCTGCAGTCCCGGCCGGGCGGAGCGATGCCTTATTCGGATGCTACGCCGCCGGATATTATCAAGCAGCGCTTTGGCATCAGCAAGTCCGCGTTCAAACGCGCGATGGGTAAGCTGATGAAGGAAGGTCTCATCACACAGAAGGAGAACTGGACCTATCTTGCAGGGGCTGAAAAAGAGAAGGCTCCGGAACAGAATCAGGAATAGAAAGCGGTGTCCATTGTGTCATCCTATGGGAAATTTGCTTATGTATACGACGAGCTGATGGCGGACATGCCGTATCCGGATTGGCTGACCTTTGCGGAAACCGCATGGGGCAAGTACGGCAAACCCCGGACCGTGGCCGAGCTTGGCTGCGGTACGGGCAGTATCACCATTCCGCTTGCTGCGGCAGGCTATCACATGACCGGCATCGATTTATCTTCCGACATGCTGTCCGTGGCACAGCAGAAGATGGAACAGCATCCGCAGGGACGGCGGTTTTTACGCGAGGGCAGCGTGCGCTGGATCCGACAGGACATGAAGGAGTGGGAGCTGCCGGAGCCGGTAGATGCCGTGATCTCTTTCTGTGACTGTCTGAACTATGTGCTCGAAGAGCAGGATATTCAAGCGGTTCTGGCCCGGACATACGCAGGCCTCAAAGACGGGGGGACTTTTCTGTTTGATGTCCATCATCCGAATACACTGCTCCGTTATGAGGAGGAGCAGCCTTTTGTTCTGGATGAGCCTGCCGTGTCCTATATCTGGACTTGTGAGCTGGATGTGCCGCGCCGTGAAATTGAGCATCATCTGTCTATATTCGCCCGTGAAGAGAGTGGCAGCGGCCTCTACCGCCGTTTCGAGGAGACGCATATCCAGCGCGCTTATGATCCGCAGTGGCTGACAGACGAGCTGTACAAGGCCGGATTCAGTCTCGTTAAGACGTATGCCGATTTCGAATGGATCCCGGCAGATGACAGTGCCCAGCGTCTTTTTTATGTAGCTGTGAAATAATCTTATGTATATAGGGGTCCTTGCCTGCCGGGTGAGGGCCTTTTTGCTGTCCCGCTGACGGAGTATTGGACTATAAGGGAACCGGCCTGTACTTGCAGTACAGAGCCGGCATCTTCCAACCTTTTTACCGGTGCTCAAACAAGTCGATGGTGCCCAGTACAATATGCGCCAGACCAAAGCCAAGCACGCCGGTTGCGGCCAGCTTATATTTGCTTCCAAGAAAAGCTGCGCCGGAAGCGGAAACTACGGTACCAAGAACGGTGGGGATCAGACCTTCACGCATATGAAACACTCCTTCTCGGTGGTATGGGAGACAGGAGTTATTGTTCGTTAGCCGGCCCCGAAATATGTATCAGGAAGCAGAAGGGCTAATATGGTTTAAA encodes:
- a CDS encoding methyl-accepting chemotaxis protein; translation: MRNKIIITIFWVVTVVGVILAFQVPKLWGTSAVAVPLAVALSLCNWKRKGVLVIPWIITVILTLMAFYLTLSSVDGLVVLLLCSLLLLYPHYKYYAVSAAVSAVNILVQLLNGAEASEADSKLMLYFTSLGLYIIISVVLLVVSYLNEKLQSKSDQQREQVETASTQVEYLLSRVKTAVDGLYAFTARFKEEVEMTGAITSEVAIGFQEVSKGIEYQATSIGEITEAIAVSDQHIRDVAGYSQEMKELSEATAAVSEQGSGNVTMLAGQISELTETMDITSTQMQEFSRRSLDINEMLEGIMQISRQTNLLALNASIEAARAGEHGRGFAVVAGEVRKLAESSGKTADSISEVIAGLQQQTQTLIAQFEQSRSILQTGQESVQRTEEVFQSIQLNAQKVLAQAGEVEQSSAGMKHFSEKVVSEITEFSSVTEQSSAATEEILAGVEEQRRMTDNMVGSFKQLEGLIVGLNELVSDHNQTN
- a CDS encoding DUF58 domain-containing protein — encoded protein: MKNYLSGAAAVIQPRKFAGILAIWAVTLLYVLFQGGKTSFMLFIMVSVLILYLVIGALGGVRRAKGTRSLYSEQEKPELLYAGGYLRVKLNITIPGFLPLPYVVVREILKRHNGESWVFEESLVPSLRGQGELLFQTPALERGSYTFENTDIIAEDIFGLVEHKGTFKAEGQFRVLPRAVFVPRWHLYERRSRLAGLQTSLLHSRRETTQINGVRDYIYGDRLTRIHWNATAKTGEWKSKEFEHESVPKTILVLDGSYMAYGSSSQFELAVSITASLLGFGIRDRIGIGLCCLDRTTKVFSPAESAAERQKMIQYLIDINAEGRGPLVPRLEKGHRMFPKGAYFVLISPQSGQPVLDVMRWAESRGMTPSHIQVRNPAGKAGSGEWLDVLKSRGVTGYSISSLQELPAILGGDTAV
- the spoVAE gene encoding stage V sporulation protein AE; its protein translation is MIYLWAFLIGGAICVIGQLMFDVLALTPAHTMSTLVVAGAVADAFGLYDPLVKFAGAGASVPITSFGNSLVHGALTELERDGWVGVVTGIFDVTSAGISSAIVFSFLAALVVRPKG
- a CDS encoding YqeG family HAD IIIA-type phosphatase, with translation MFERLVPKLRVNTVFDIGLEELYQKGYRGIITDLDNTLVGAKAPLATPELLLWFAKVKELGFKLIIVSNNNMDRVSRFATPLNIEFVHQARKPSNTPFLKAMKLMGLTPEQTIVVGDQMLTDVYGGNRLGLYTVLVLPISVKDEGIGTRINRRVEQIALTRLRKQGLWHEEDKPQ
- a CDS encoding AAA family ATPase — its product is MPVRQESTQIMKAVRSNLESCILGKTFEIELLLTALLAGGHVLIEDVPGTGKTQLIRALSRSMSGDYRRIQCNPDILPSDITGVSVYHPRDEMFHFRPGPVMTNILLADEINRATTKTQSALLEVMEERNVTVDGETYPLPHPFMLCATQNPIDFEGTYTLPEAQLDRFMLRISLGYPDSETEKNLLLSHQDGQPVDKLTPVTGMEQIAVIQEEIREVYVSDPVLNYLLDIVRQTREHPLVLLGASPRASLSFMMACKAYAFLQERDYVLPDDVKILAPYALGHRIILRPESRLDNVSVESLLQKLLQSIRVPVTMRQ
- a CDS encoding DUF4129 domain-containing transglutaminase family protein, which gives rise to MNRWWNGIKSSWHHSFSLLWLVLIALQWVSFTEPFWLETTTSAVLLTLAAVAVIEILLPVKWGYRLVLEALAMLYVVYRLILYNKIYVPDPWAPALRDRLPDTAAHMVPYIWFALAAGALLLLSSWWVSSKARILMFLTANIVAFAALDSFTSSILWQEVAWTVFSGMGWLVTQHLRSFQLHYPRGWTYLLRYPFKVAVNIAIIFSLVIVTGVNMPDVRPTLTDPYTAWQDWNGVGKSSGSGTSGSSEAGEGGAAAGSSSSGYSLDDNNLGGGFNFDYSPVMTVTSDLRTYMRGESRSVYSGKGWSDDDRLKRGPLEKASVGAELDRATASKGETRTLQQTVKLLGNNDYPVLFGAYSISKVDSVDGEEAGNGLFWRSVDSEMLWGSTEDLAYPQTYVLTSEIPVVSVQELSKQTYDQLYTNQDITRYLQLPDNFPKRVSDLAENITQSAQTPYEKVALLQQYLQVNFPYTNQPDLSRKKSRDMVESFLFEIMEGYCDYYSTALVTMARSLDIPARWVKGYAPGEQAELPDNLAQQGIVNNNYTITNADAHSWAEVYFGDYGWIPVEATPGFTVPLLTQSEETVTEEPEQPEEEKAEPQQAAAGKDSSEGNLHLGVWSFSAAAAILLLWAGYQLWQHRMSLRFLIQRLRNGQPLSPVQKVVVETERWVRYLRRKGMLKEEHETLREAVGRWSRETPEAAGSLSSLLRLFEQAKYSPDVIEDKDWRSVYTEALRLQRSLRTRR